In the Malaya genurostris strain Urasoe2022 chromosome 1, Malgen_1.1, whole genome shotgun sequence genome, one interval contains:
- the LOC131436920 gene encoding CAAX prenyl protease 2, which yields MEPEEFQSVPDIQLSALVSVGACFAISVIYVASLYVWKSRHDRDHPSTIKRRFFSVFVVMLIAPLFVYFLTCEGVFRKYTMWEIMGFRLEGLLTAICLPLLLTSVLFLGPLSVTLTNGVWRIYSEPMYWMNAVQNLMWLRNHLIAPLSEEFTFRACMLPLLLQTFQPKVAILITPLLFGLAHLHHINERLRDGTPMKIVLTVSLFQFFYTTIFGIYSAYLFVRSGHFLAPFVAHAFCNHMGFPDIQEVLGQTYRRKAIFIGLYLLGMIGWILLLPTLTTPSWYANNLFWVGAVV from the exons ATGGAACCGGAAGAGTTCCAATCCGTCCCGGACATACAGCTGTCTGCGCTGGTATCAGTAGGAGCATGTTTTGCCATTTCTGTCATCTACGTGGCTAGCTTGTACGTGTGGAAGTCTCGGCATGATCG AGATCATCCTTCTACCATCAAACGACGATTCTTCAGCGTATTTGTGGTCATGTTGATAGCCCCACTTTTCGTATATTTTCTGACATGTGAGGGTGTATTCCGAAAGTACACCATGTGGGAGATAATGGGATTTCGACTTGAAGGACTGCTAACGGCCATATGTTTACCTCTGCTACTGACATCGGTGCTGTTTCTAGGACCATTGAGCGTCACGCTTACCAATGGTGTCTGGCGTATATACTCGGAGCCAATGTACTGGATGAATGCGGTGCAGAATCTGATGTGGCTACGGAATCATCTGATCGCTCCACTCTCAGAGGAATTCACTTTCCGTGCATGTATGCTGCCGTTACTATTGCAaacatttcaaccaaaagttgccATACTGATCACACCCCTGCTGTTTGGATTAG CTCATCTTCATCATATAAATGAAAGGCTGCGAGACGGCACTCCAATGAAAATAGTCCTCACCGTCTCTTTGTTCCAGTTTTTCTATACCACCATTTTTGGTATCTATTCGGCTTACTTGTTCGTTCGTTCCGGCCACTTCTTAGCACCATTTGTAGCACACGCTTTCTGCAATCACATGGGGTTTCCAGATATTCAGGAAGTATTGGGCCAAACATACCGCCGGAAGGCTATTTTCATTGGATTGTATTTGCTCGGAATGATCGGATGGATTTTGCTACTGCCAACGCTAACCACACCAAGCTGGTATGCTAATAATCTATTCTGGGTTGGTGCTGTAGTATAG